DNA from Delphinus delphis chromosome 8, mDelDel1.2, whole genome shotgun sequence:
GTTTAGAGTCTAGAATGGGCCCAGACGTTGGGCGGGCTCTGTACACCTTAGCTGCTCTCATCCCTCCATCTTGAGGAACGGTACCCCCCAGATCACCATGCAGGGGTCGGGCGGTTCAGCTGCCGTCTGGAGACTCCACCTTCTGGAGTCCTGGCAGTGGCCTGAGGGGAGGGGCCGAGGAGGAGAAAGCGGCTCACCTGTTGCCTCCACCATCCCTTCCAGGATGACCACGATTTCAAACTCCTCCTGATTCAGCTGGGCCCGCGACATCTCCCAGAAAGGGCTCTTCTCGTTGATCTCGTGAGAGATGATGAGCGGGGATACCAGGAAGAGGCGGTCGTCCCCCGTGTCGAAGCCCACGTTGATGTCGGTCTGGTTCAGCGGGATGAACTCCCCCTCCTTGGTCTGCCGGGACTTGATGAGCTTGGCGCGGATGGAGGCCTCCACGATGTGCGAGTTGCGAAGGTCGCCCACCCTGAACATGAGGCAGAGCTTCTCGTCCCGCAGGGAGATGACGGCGTTGCTGGAGAACATGAGGGTCTCGGCTCTCTTCTTGGGCTGGCTGATCTTGACGAACATGCACCCCACCATGAAGGCGTTGACGATGGAGCCGAGGATGGCCTGGACCAGAAGGAGGATGATGCCCTCCGGACACTTCTCCGTGATCACCCGGAAGCCGTACCCGATGGTGGTCTCGGTCTCTATGGAGAACAGGAAGGCAGACACGAAGCCACTGAGGTTTTCGACACAGGGGATCCACTCCCGGTCCCCGATGTGATCCAGGTCGCCCCGGATGTAAGCAATGAGCCACCAGATGAACCCGAAGAACAGCCAGGTGACGGTGTAGACCATGGTGAAGACGAGCAGGTTGAAGCGCCACTTGAGGTCCACGAGGGTGGTGAAGAGGTCGCTCAGGTAGCGGTAGGTCTCCTGGACGTTGCCGTGGTGGACGTTGCACTTGCCACTCTTCTCCATGTAGCGCTGCCGGGGCTTCTTGCCCTCCGCCAGCAGGCGCGTGCGGTCGGTGGCAATGGGGATATAATCGCGGGCCTGCTTGGGAACCTTCTTAGGGTCCCTGGGAGTGACCCCAATCTCCATATCCTGGTTCATGGCATTCCTAGAATCGCCAGCCATAGCTGGGGTATGCTGAATTAAAGAAGACATCATCAGAAGGCCaataggcacaagaaaagatgctcgacatcagttaattattagagaaatgcaaatcaaactatgaggtaccacctcacagcagtcagaacggccatcattaaaaagtctacgaataacaaatgctggagagggtgtggaggaaagggaaccctcctacactgttggtgggaatgtaagttggtgcagccactgtggagaacagtgtggaggttcctcaaaaaactaaaactagagctaccagatgacccagcaatcccactcctgggcatatatctgcagaaaactctaattcgaaaagatacatgtacccccaatgttcattgcagcactatttacaatagccaggacatggaagcaacctaaatgtctgtcaacaaatgaatgaataaagaagatgtggtctatatatacaatggaatactactcaaccatcaaaaagaatgaaataatgtcatttgcagcaacatggttggacctagagattatcatactaaggggagtaagtcagaaagagaaagacaaataccatatggtatcacttgtatgtggaatctaaaatacaatacaaatgaacatatctaccaaacaaaaacagactcaaaatatagagaacagatttgtggttgccaacggggagcaggggttggggggagggaaggaatgggagtttggggttagtagatgcaaactatcatatgcagaatggataaagaacaaggtgctactgtacagcacagggaactatcttcaatatcctatgataaaccataatggaaaagaatatgaaaaagaatatatatatatgtataactgagtcactttgatgtacagaagaaattaacacaacattgtaaatcaactatatgtcaataaaaaaaaaatcatcagtgaAGTGGACCATTCTGATTCAGAAACCCTGAACTTCAAGGTCACTCTGCCTTTGTGCCCTCAAAGGCCTCTCCTCTAGTGTACAATGGACCAATAGATGTGGACCAGCAGCAGCCTGGGAGATGCTCAAGGCAGGGACCATGTTTTCTTATATTATTCACTTATATCCCTGGTGCCTAGTACAGGTTCTAGCATATAATGGAAGCTCAATAgttgcttgttgaatgaataaacgaacACATTCCAGGTGCAAACTCCACATTTAGTGTCTGAAGGGTTTAAAGAAATCTGggagcaatttaaaaaatagtaattgcAACACTTTATTAAATGGCTACTGTATTCCATGCCTGATACATGGACAG
Protein-coding regions in this window:
- the KCNJ5 gene encoding G protein-activated inward rectifier potassium channel 4, producing MAGDSRNAMNQDMEIGVTPRDPKKVPKQARDYIPIATDRTRLLAEGKKPRQRYMEKSGKCNVHHGNVQETYRYLSDLFTTLVDLKWRFNLLVFTMVYTVTWLFFGFIWWLIAYIRGDLDHIGDREWIPCVENLSGFVSAFLFSIETETTIGYGFRVITEKCPEGIILLLVQAILGSIVNAFMVGCMFVKISQPKKRAETLMFSSNAVISLRDEKLCLMFRVGDLRNSHIVEASIRAKLIKSRQTKEGEFIPLNQTDINVGFDTGDDRLFLVSPLIISHEINEKSPFWEMSRAQLNQEEFEIVVILEGMVEATGMTCQARSSYMDTEVLWGHRFTPVLTLEKGFYEVDYNTFHDTYETNTPSCCAKELAEMKREGRLLQFLPSPPLPAGCAGAELDAEAERDGEEEPEGPSGSRETRGSV